The genomic stretch cctgcagaggaatgtgcagaggaacttgcagaggaatgtgcagaggaacgtgcagaggaacgtgcagaggaacgtgcagaggaacgtgcagaggaacctgcagagaaacgagcagaggaacgtgcagaggaacatgcagaggaacgtgcagaggaacctgcagaggaatgtgcagaggaacttgcagaggaatgtgcagaggaacgtgcagaggaacgtgcagaggaacgtgcagaggaatgtgcagaggaacgtgcagaggaacgttcagaggaacgtgcagaggaacctgcagaggaacgtgcagaggaacgcacAGTGGAACGtgtagaggaacgtgcagaggaacctgcagaggaacgtgcagaggaatgtgcagaggatcgtacagaggaacatacagaggaatgtgcagaggaacctgcagaggaacctgcagaggaacgtgcagaggaacatgcagaggaacgtgcagaggaacctgcagaggaacgtgcagaggaacatgcagaggaacctgcagaggaacgtgcagaggaacatgcagaggaacatacagaggaatgtgcagaggaacatgaagaggaacgtgcagaggaacctgcagaggaacgtacagaggaacgtacagaggaacgtgcagagtaacgtgcagaggaacctgcagagaaacgagcagaggaacatgcagaggaacgtgcagaggaatgtgcagaggaacctgcagaggaatgtgcagaggaacttgcagaggaatgtgcagaggaacgtgcagaggaacgtgcagaggaacgtgcaggggaacgtgcagaggaacctgcagagaaacaagcagaggaacgtgcagaggaacatgcagaggaacgtgcagaggaacctgcagaggaatgtgcagaggaacttgcagaggaatgtgcagaggaacgtgcagaggaacgtgcagaggaacgtgcagaggaacgtgcagaggaacgtgcagaggaacgtgcagaggaacctgcagaggaacaagcagaggaacgtgcagaggaacatgcagaggaacgtgcagaggaacctgcagaggaatgtgcagaggaacttgcagaggaatgtgcagaggaacgtgcagaggaacgtgcagaggaacgtgcagaggaacgtgcagaggaacgtgcagaggaacgttcagaggaacgtgcagaggaacctgcagaggaacgtgcagaggaacgcacAGTGGAACGtgtagaggaacgtgcagaggaacctgcagaggaacctgcagaggaacgtgcagaggaatgtgcagaggatcgtacagaggaacatacagaggaatgtgcagaggaacctgcagaggaacctgcagaggaacgtgcagaggaacttgcagaggaatgtgcagaggaacgtgcagaggaacgtgcagaggaacgtgcagaggaacgtgcagaggaacgtgcagaggaacctgcagagaaacgagcagaggaacatgcagaggaacgtgcagaggaatgtgcagaggaacctgcagaggaatgtgcagaggaacttgcagaggaatgtgcagaggaacgtgcagaggaacgtgcagaggaacgtggagaggaacgtgcagaggaacctgcagagaaacaagcagaggaacgtgcagaggaacatgcagaggaacgtgcagaggaacctgcagaggaatgtgcagaggaacttgcagaggaatgtgcagaggaacgtgcagaggaacgtgcagaggaacgtgcagaggaacgtgcagaggaatgtgcagaggaacgtgcagaggaacgttcagaggaacgtgcagaggaacctgcagaggaacgtgcagaggaacgcacAGTGGAACGTGTAggggaacgtgcagaggaacctgcagaggaacctgcagaggaacgtgcagaggaatgtgcagaggatcgtacagaggaacatacagaggaatgtgcagaggaacctgcagaggaacctgcagaggaacgtgcagaggaacatgcagaggaacgtgcagaggaacttgcagaggaacgtgcagagatacgtgcagaggaacgttcagaggaacgtgcagaggaacctgcagaggaacgtgcagaggaacgcacAGTGGAACGtgtagaggaacgtgcagaggaacctgcagaggaacctgcagaggaacgtgcagaggaatgtgcagaggatcgtacagaggaacatacagaggcatgtgcagaggaacctgcagaggaacctgcagaggaacatgcagaggaacctgcagaggaacgtgtagaggaacgtgcagaggaacctgcagaggaacctgcagaggaacgtgcagaggaacatgcagaggaacgtgcagaggaccgtgcagaggaacctgcagaggaacgtgcagaggaacatccagaggaacctgcagaggaacctgcagaggaacgtgcagaggaacgtgcagaggaacgttcagaggaacgtgcagaggaacctgcagaggaacgtgcagaggaacgcacAGTGGAACGtgtagaggaacgtgcagaggaacctgcagaggaacctgcagaggaacgtgcagaggaatgtgcagaggatcgtacagaggaacatacagaggaatgtgcagaggaacctgcagaggaacctgcagaggaacgtgcagaggaacatgcagaggaacgtgcagaggaacgtgcagaggaacgtgcagaggaacgttcagaggaacgtgcagaggaacctgcagaggaacgtgcagaggaacgcacAGTGGAACGtgtagaggaacgtgcagaggaacctgcagaggaacctgcagaggaacgtgcagaggaatgtgcagaggatcgtacagaggaacatacagaggaatgtgcagaggaacctgcagaggaacctgcagaggaacgtgcagaggaacatgcagaggaatgtgcagaggaacctgcagaggaacgtgcagaggaacatgcagaggaacctgcagaggaacgtgcagaggaacttgcagaggaacatgcagaggaacgtgcagaggaccgTGCAGagaaacctgcagaggaacgtgcagaggaatgtgcagaggaacgtgcagaggaacgtgcagaggaacatgcagaggaatgtgcagaggaacatgaagaggaacgtgcagaggaacctgcagaggaacatgcagaggaacatgcagaggaacctgcagaggaacgtgcagaggaatgtgcagaggatcgtacagaggaacatacagaggaatgtgcagaggaacctgcagaggaacctgcagaggaacgtgcagaggaacatgcagaggaacgtgcagaggaacctgcagaggaacgtgcagaggaacatgcagaggaacctgcagaggaacgtgcagaggaacatgcagaggaacatacagaggaatgtgcagaggaacatgaagaggaacgtgcagaggaacctgcagaggaacgtacaGAGGAACGTACAgtggaacgtgcagaggaacgtgcagaggaacctgcagagaaacgagcagaggaacatgcagaggaacgtgcagaggaatgtgcagaggaacctgcagaggaatgtgcagaggaccttgcagaggaatgtgcagaggaacgtgcagaggaacgtgcagaggaacgtgcagaggaacgtgcagaggaacttgCAGAGAAAcaagcagaggaacgtgcagaggaacatgcagaggaacgtgcagaggaacctgcagaggaatgtgcagaggaacttgcagaggaatgtgcagaggaacgtgcagaggaacgtgcagaggaacgtgcagaggaacgtgcagaggaatgtgcagaggaacgtgcagaggaacgttcagaggaacgtgcagaggaacctgcagaagaacgtgcagaggaacgcacAGTGGAACGtgtagaggaacgtgcagaggaacctgcagaggaacctgcagaggaacgtgcagaggaatgtgcagaggatcgtacagaggaacatacagaggaatgtgcagaggaacctgcagaggaacctgcagaggaacgtgcagaggaacatgcagaggaacgtgcagaggaacttgcagaggaacgtgcagagatacgtgcagaggaacgttcagaggaacgtgcagaggaacctgcagaggaacgtgcagaggaacgcacAGTGGAACGTGTAgcggaacgtgcagaggaacctgcagaggaacctgcagaggaacgtgcagaggaatgtgcagaggatcgtacagaggaacatacagaggaatgtgcagaggaacctgcagaggaacctgcagaggaacatgcagaggaacctgcagaggaacgtgtagaggaacgtgcagaggaacctgcagaggaacctgcagaggaacgtgcagaggagcatgcagaggaacgtgcagaggaccgtgcagaggaacctgcagaggaacgtgcagaggaacatgcagaggaacctgcagaggaacctgcagaggaacgtgcagaggaacgtgcagaggaacgttcagaggaacgtgcagaggaacctgcagaggaacgtgcagaggaacgcacAGTGGAACGtgtagaggaacgtgcagaggaacctgcagaggaacctgcagaggaacgtgcagaggaatgtgcagaggatcgtacagaggaacatacagaggaatgtgcagaggaacctgcagaggaacctgcagaggaacgtgcagaggaacatgcagaggaacgtgcagaggaacgtgcagaggatcgtgcagaggaacgtgcagaggaacgttcagaggaacgtgcagaggaacctgcagaggaacgtgcagaggaacgcacAGTGGAACGtgtagaggaacgtgcagaggaacctgcagaggaacctgcagaggaacctgcagaggaatgtgcagaggatcgtacagaggaacatacagaggaatgtgcagaggaacctgcagaggaacctgcagaggaacgtgcagaggaacatgcagaggaacgtgcagaggaacctgcagaggaacgtgcagaggaacatgcagaggaacctgcagaggaacgtgcagaggaacttgcagaggaacatgcagaggaacgtgcagaggaccgTGCAGAGAAACCTGCaaaggaacgtgcagaggaatgtgcagaggaacgtgcagaggaacgtgcagaggaacatgcagaggaatgtgcagaggaacatgaagaggaacgtgcagaggaacctgcagaggaacatgcagaggaacatgcagaggaacctgcagaggaacgtgcagaggaatgtgcagaggatcgtacagaggaacatacagaggaatgtgcagaggaacctgcagaggaacctgcagaggaacgtgcagaggaacctgcagaggaacgtgcagaggaacatgcagaggaacgtgcagaggaaactgcagaggaacgtgcagaggacagtgcagaggaacatgcaggggatcgtgcagaggaacctgcagaggaacgtgcagaggaacgtgcagaggaacgtgcagaggaacctgcagaggaacctgcagaggaacctgcaaaagaacgtgcagaggaatgtgcagaggaacgtgcagaggaaagTGCAGAGGAACGTACAGAGGAACgtacagaggaacctgcagaggaacgtgcagaggaatgtgcagaggaatgtCCAGAGAAACGTGCAGAGGAagctgcagaggaacctgcagaggaacgtgcagagaaacgtgcagaggaatgtgcagaggaacctgcagaggaacatacagaggaacctgcagaggaacgtgcagaggaacatgcagagcaATGTagagaggaacgtgcagaggaacctgcagaggaacgtgcagaggaacgtgcagaggaacatgcagaggaacgtgcagaggaacatgcagaggaacgtgcagaggaccgTGCAGagaaacctgcagaggaacgtgcagaggaatgtgcagaggaacgtgcagaggaacgtgcagaggaacatgcagaggaatgtgcagaggaacatgaagaggaacgtgcagaggaacctgcagaggaacgtacaGAGGAACGTACAGAGGAACATACAGAGGAACGTGCacaggaacgtgcagaggaacgtgcagaggaacctgcagagaaaCGAGCAGAGggacgtgcagaggaacgtgcagaggaatgtgcagaggaacctgcagaggaatgtgcagaggaacttgcagaggaatgtgcagaggaacgtgcagaggaacgtgcagaggaacgtgcagaggaacgtgcagaggaacctgcagagaaacgagcagaggaacgtgcagaggaacatgcagaggaacgtgcagaggaacctgcagaggaatgtgcagaggaacttgcagaggaatgtgcagaggaacgtgcagaggaacgtgcagaggaacgtgcagaggaatgtgcagaggaacgtgcagaggaacgttcaGAGGAaagtgcagaggaacctgcagaggaacgtgcagaggaacgcacAGTGGAACGtgtagaggaacgtgcagaggaacctgcagaggaacctgcagaggaacgtgcagaggaatgtgcagaggatcgtacagaggaacatacagaggattgtgcagaggaacctgcagaggaacctgcagaggaacgtgcagaggaacatgcagaggaacgtgcagaggaacctgcagaggaacgtgcagaggaacatgcagaggaacctgcagaggaacgtgcagaggaacatgcagaggaacatacagaggaatgtgcagaggaacatgaagaggaacgtgcagaggaacctgcagaggaacgtacagaggaacgtacagaggaacgtgcagaggaacgtacagaggaacctgcagagaaacgagcagaggaacatgcagaggaacgtgcagaggaatgtgcagaggaacctgcagaggaatgtgcagaggaacttgcagaggaatgtgcagaggaacgtgcagaggaacgtgcagaggaacgtgcaggggaacgtgcagaggaacctgcagagaaacaagcagaggaacgtgcagaggaacatgcagaggaacgtgcagaggaacctgcagaggaatgtgcagaggaacttgcagaggaatgtgcagaggaacgtgcagaggaacgtgcagaggaacgtgcagaggaacgtgcagaggaacgtgcagaggaacgtgcagaggaacctgcagaggaacaagcagaggaacgtgcagaggaacatgcagaggaacgtgtagaggaacctgcagaggaatgtgcagaggaacttgcagaggaatgtgcagaggaacgtgcagaggaacgtgcagaggaacgtgcagaggaacgtgcagaggaacgtgcagaggaacgttcagaggaacgtgcagaggaacgtgcagaggaacgcacAGTGGAACGtgtagaggaacgtgcagaggaacctgcagaggaacctgcagagtaacgtgcagaggaatgtgcagaggatcgtacagaggaacatacagaggaatgtgcagaggaacctgcagaggaacctgcagaggaacgtgcagaggaacttgcagaggaatgtgcagaggaacgtgcagaggaacgtgcagaggaacgtgcagaggaacgtgcagaggaacctgcagagaaacgagcagaggaacatgcagaggaacgtgcagaggaatgtgcagaggaacctgcagaggaatgtgcagaggaacttgcagaggaatgtgcagaggaacgtgcagaggaacgtgcagaggaacgtgcagaggaacgtgcagaggaacctgcagagaaacaagcagaggaacgtgcagaggaacatgcagaggaacgtgcagaggaacctgcagaggaatgtgcagaggaacttgcagaggaatgtgcagaggaacgtgcagaggaacgtgcagaggaacgtgcagaggaacgtgcagaggaatgtgcagaggaacgtgcagaggaacgttcagaggaacgtgcagaggaacctgcagaggaacgtgcagaggaacgcacAGTGGAACGtgtagaggaacgtgcagaggaacctgcagaggaacctgcagaggaacgtgcagaggaatgtgcagaggatcgtacagaggaacatacagaggaatgtgcagaggaacctgcagaggaacctgcagaggaacgtgcagaggaacatgcagaggaacgtgcagaggaacttgcagaggaacgtgcagagatacgtgcagaggaacgttcagaggaacgtgcagaggaacctgcagaggaacgtgcagaggaacgcacAGTGGAACGtgtagaggaacgtgcagaggaacctgcagaggaacctgcagaggaacgtgcagaggaatgtgcagaggaacctgcagaggaacgtgcagaggaacatacAGAGGcatgtgcagaggaacctgcagaggaacctgcagaggaactagcagaggaacctgcagaggaacgtgtagaggaacgtgcagaggaacctgcagaggaacctgcagaggaacgtgcagaggaacatgcagaggaacgtgcagaggaccgtgcagaggaacctgcagaggaacgtgcagaggaacatccagaggaacctgcagaggaacctgcagaggaacgtgcagaggaacgtgcagaggaacgttcagaggaacgtgcagaggaacctgcagaggaacgtgcagaggaacgcacAGTGGAACGtgtagaggaacgtgcagaggaacctgcagaggaacctgcagaggaacgtgcagaggaatgtgcagaggatcgtacagaggaacatacagaggaatgtgcagaggaacctgcagaggaacctgcagaggaacgtgcagaggaacatgcagaggaacgtgcagaggaacgtgcagaggaacgtgcagaggaacgtgcagaggaacgttcagaggaacgtgcagaggaacctgcagaggaacgtgcagaggaacgcacAGTGGAACGtgtagaggaacgtgcagaggaacctgcagaggaacctgcagaggaacgtgcagaggaatgtgcagaggatcgtacagaggaacatacagaggaatgtgcagaggaacctgcagaggaacctgcagaggaacgtgcagaggaacatgcagaggaacgtgcagaggaacctgcagaggaacgtgcagaggaacatgcagaggaacctgcagaggaacgtgcagaggaacttgcagaggaacatgcagaggaacgtgcagaggaccgTGCAGagaaacctgcagaggaacgtgcagaggaatgtgcagaggaacgtgcagaggaacgtgcagaggaacatgcagaggaatgtgcagaggaacatgaagaggaacgtgcagaggaacctgcagaggaacatgcagaggaacatgcagaggaacctgcagtggaacgtgcagaggaatgtgcagaggatcgtacagaggaacatacagaggaatgtgcagaggaacctgcagaggaacctgcagaggaacgtgcagaggaacatgcagaggaacgtgcagaggaacctgcagaggaacgtgcagaggaacatgcagaggaacctgcagaggaacgtgcagaggaacatgcagaggaacatacagaggaatgtgcagaggaacatgaagaggaacgtgcagaggaacctgcagaggaacgtacagaggaacgtacagaggaacgtgcagaggaacgtgcagaggaacctgcagagaaacgagcagaggaacatgcagaggaacgtgcagaggaatgtgcagaggaacctgcagaggaatgtgcagaggaccttgcagaggaatgtgcagaggaacgtgcagaggaacgtgcagaggaacgtgcagaggaacgtgcagaggaacttgCAGAGAAACAattagaggaacgtgcagaggaacatgcagaggaacgtgcagaggaacctgcagaggaatgtgcagaggaacttgcagaggaatgtgcagaggaacgtgcagaggaacgtgcagaggaacgtgcagaggaacgtgcagaggaatgtgcagaggaacgtgcagaggaacgttcagaggaacgtgcagaggaacctgcagaggaacgtgcagaggaacgcacAGTGGAACGtgtagaggaacgtgcagaggaacctgcagaggaacctgcagaggaacgtgcagaggaatgtgcagaggatcgtacagaggaacatacagaggaatgtgcagaggaacctccagaggaacctgcagaggaacgtgcagaggaacatgcagaggaacgtgcagaggaacttgcagaggaacgtgcagagatacgtgcagaggaacgttcagaggaacgtgcagaggaacctgcagaggaacgtgcagaggaacgcacAGTGGAACTtgtagaggaacgtgcagaggaacctgcagaggaacctgcagaggaacgtgcagaggaatgtgcagaggatcgtacagaggaacatacagaggaatgtgcagaggaacctgcagaggaacctgcagaggaacatgcagaggaacctgcagaggaacgtgtagaggaacgtgcagaggaacctgcagaggaacctgcagaggaacgtgcagaggaacatgcagaggaacgtgcagaggaccgtgcagaggaacctgcagaggaacgtgcagaggaacatgcagaggaacctgcagaggaacctgcagaggaacgtgcagaggaacgtgcagaggaacgttcagaggaacgtgcagaggaacctgcagaggaacgtgcagaggaacgcacAGTGGAACGtgtagaggaacgtgcagagggacctgcagaggaacctgcagaggaacgtgcagaggaatgtgcagaggatcgtacagaggaacatacagaggaatgtgcagaggaacctgcagaggaacctgcagaggaacgtgcagaggaacatgcagaggaacgtgcagaggaacgtgcagaggaacgtgcagaggaacgtgcagaggaacgttcagaggaacgtgcagaggaacctgcagaggaac from Schistocerca serialis cubense isolate TAMUIC-IGC-003099 chromosome 10, iqSchSeri2.2, whole genome shotgun sequence encodes the following:
- the LOC126424734 gene encoding trichohyalin-like, producing the protein MQRNVQRNMKRNVQRNLQRNMQRNMQRNLQRNVQRNVQRIEPAEERAEEPAEERAEEHAEERAEETAEERAEDSAEEHAGDRAEEPAEERAEERAEERAEEPAEEPAEEPAKERAEECAEERAEESAEERTEERTEEPAEERAEECAEECPEKRAEEAAEEPAEERAEKRAEECAEEPAEEHTEEPAEERAEEHAEQCREERAEEPAEERAEERAEEHAEERAEEHAEERAEDRAEKPAEERAEECAEERAEERAEEHAEECAEEHEEERAEEPAEERTEERTEEHTEERAQERAEERAEEPAEKRAEGRAEERAEECAEEPAEECAEELAEECAEERAEERAEERAEERAEEPAEKRAEERAEEHAEERAEEPAEECAEELAEECAEERAEERAEERAEECAEERAEERSEESAEEPAEERAEERTVERVEERAEEPAEEPAEERAEECAEDRTEEHTEDCAEEPAEEPAEERAEEHAEERAEEPAEERAEEHAEEPAEERAEEHAEEHTEECAEEHEEERAEEPAEERTEERTEERAEERTEEPAEKRAEEHAEERAEECAEEPAEECAEELAEECAEERAEERAEERAGERAEEPAEKQAEERAEEHAEERAEEPAEECAEELAEECAEERAEERAEERAEERAEERAEERAEEPAEEQAEERAEEHAEERVEEPAEECAEELAEECAEERAEERAEERAEERAEERAEERSEERAEERAEERTVERVEEQDRTEEHTEECAEEPAEEPAEERAEELAEECAEERAEERAEERAEERAEEPAEKRAEEHAEERAEECAEEPAEECAEELAEECAEERAEERAEERAEERAEEPAEKQAEERAEEHAEERAEEPAEECAEELAEECAEERAEERAEERAEERAEECAEERAEERSEERAEEPAEERAEERTVERVEERAEEPAEEPAEERAEECAEDRTEEHTEECAEEPAEEPAEERAEEHAEERAEELAEERAEIRAEERSEERAEEPAEERAEERTVERVEERAEEPAEEPAEERAEECAEEPAEERAEEHTEACAEEPAEEPAEELAEEPAEERVEERAEEPAEEPAEERAEEHAEERAEDRAEEPAEERAEEHPEEPAEEPAEERAEERAEERSEERAEEPAEERAEERTVERVEERAEEPAEEPAEERAEECAEDRTEEHTEECAEEPAEEPAEERAEEHAEERAEERAEERAEERAEERSEERAEEPAEERAEERTVERVEERAEEPAEEPAEERAEECAEDRTEEHTEECAEEPAEEPAEERAEEHAEERAEEPAEERAEEHAEEPAEERAEELAEEHAEERAEDRAEKPAEERAEECAEERAEERAEEHAEECAEEHEEERAEEPAEEHAEEHAEEPAVERAEECAEDRTEEHTEECAEEPAEEPAEERAEEHAEERAEEPAEERAEEHAEEPAEERAEEHAEEHTEECAEEHEEERAEEPAEERTEERTEERAEERAEEPAEKRAEEHAEERAEECAEEPAEECAEDLAEECAEERAEERAEERAEERAEELAEKQLEERAEEHAEERAEEPAEECAEELAEECAEERAEERAEERAEERAEECAEERAEERSEERAEEPAEERAEERTVERVEERAEEPAEEPAEERAEECAEDRTEEHTEECAEEPPEEPAEERAEEHAEERAEELAEERAEIRAEERSEERAEEPAEERAEERTVELRNLQRNLQRNMQRNLQRNV